The DNA window AAAATCCAACGACCCGAGACGTGTGATCCGTCGATCCTTGCGAAACACACAGAAGTCCAACACGCCCGATTCGGCGATCGGTCCATCGGAATGGCGTCTTCGCGACACGCCCGACGACAGATCGGCGTTGAAACGGAAGTTGCATTAAGGATGCGCTTACGTTGCAAGCGTGGTCATCGGACGCTGTCGATCACTCGGCACGTTTCTGCATGAAAAACGGTTCCTCGCGCGGTCGAGGCACTTGGGTTGCGAAGGTACCTGCGTCGTCCAATGACGGCGCGGGTGAAGTGTCGCCATGTGAAGTCGGCAGCCCGAATGACCTAAATCGAGCGACTACAACGGAGCTCGAGGAAACGGAATGACTCGAATGAAGACGTACATTTTGAAAGCAGCGATTGTTTCGGCGTTGGTAACGACGCCACTCCTGGCGCAAAACCAACCGGCGGCACGGGACGCCCAGCCGACGCCGCGCCCCCAGGCCCAGCCGTTACAGCCGGCGGGCGAGAACCCGCAGCAGAACGGTCCGACGGGCGAACGGTCCCCCACCCCCGCTGACCGCGCCGCCGAGGATCGCGGCGCCGATCGCAACGCGTCGAGCCGTATGGATCCGAAGGTGATGTCGCAGGAGTTCGTCCGGCACGCCTCCAGTGCGAACCAGTTTGAAATCGAGCTGGGTCAACTGGCGCAGGAACGCGCCCAGCGGGCTGAAGTGAAGGCATTTGCCCGTGATCTGGTCGCGGCGCATCAGAAAGCGCAGCAGTCGCTGGAACAGGCCGCCAAGACCAGCAACCTGGACGTCTCCAAGGAACTCACCCCGGTGCACCAGGCCAAGCTGACCATGTTCCGTGCCAAGCGTGGCGCGGAGTTCGACAAGGCGTACACCTACGGCATGGTCGGCGGACATTCCGAAGCCGCGCTCTGGTACCGCGACGGCGCCAATGAACTTCAGGATCCCGCCGTGAAGCAGTACGCCGCCGCAACACTGCCGGCGATCCGCGAGCATCTGCAGACGGCCAAGCAGTTGGCCGGCGACGACAGTGCCGCGATGCCAGCAAGCAGCGTGCAGAAGGGTCAGTCACGGCAGGAAGGGAAGACTCCCGGCCGCCGTGACGGTGACGCGGTTGTCCCGAGCCGTACCGACGGCACGCCGACCGAATCGCCAAAGAAGGACTGATCCGATCCAAGGGCGCCCTGTAAAGAGCGTCTTCGCGGGACCACTACTTAGTTAGGACGCCACGACATCTCACGATGTCGTGGCGTTCTTCATTGCTGCGTGAACTTTCATATCGGTGGTACGCCCAGGTCAGGCGTTACCGCGAGTCAAGTATTGTCCAGATCTGATCCTGATACGGATTGGCCGCCGTCGAGGGAGACGTGGGGCAAGCCTTCAAAGGCGTTTCAAACGAAGCCCGCGAGACCCATGACCCCGAGAAATCGCCGTAAAGCACGTTGACGCCCTCCCGATGCCGCAGATCGACCCGCTGCGGCGTGGCGGTGAGATCGGCGAGAATCGCCTTGGTGCCGAACGAAGCCAGCGTCGGCATGAAGCCGCCGACCAGGTGCACCTCGTCGACGATCTGATGGTCCGGGCGAAAGGCATAGCCGGCAAAAACGTTTCGAGTGGGCTCGGCTTTTGGGGGCCATGGGTTCAGTTCCGAACCGAGGTTCGACTGCGGATCCTCGTTCGACGGACAGAAGAACGCCTGCGGCGGGTCCATCTTTTTGTTCATATAAAGCACGCCGAAGAGGCAGAACTTCTGCGCGGTCCCCGAGTAAACCATGCTGTTGAACTGCTTGAAGCCGGCCCGGTAGCCGATCGGAACCCGGCCGGCGTTGTTCTGCCCGTACATCTGCACGACCTGGCCGACCTGCCGCAAGTTGGACAGGCAGACGGCCCGGCGGCCGGACTCGCGAGCCCGTCCCAGTACCGGCAGGAGCAAGCCCAGCAGTACCGCGACGATCCCGACGACCACAAGTAGTTCGACCAACGCCAGGCCACGGTTTCGCATCGTCCGGCGATACTATCCGGAGCCGTCACGACTCGACGACGTCAAAACCGGGCAGGATTCGCACCGCAGGCGGCAGGCCGCGATAAATGGCGAGACATTGCGCCAAGGGCATTCACGGCTTAAGCGCGGCCTGGCGGCGCTCGGCGGCGCGATCGAGCCAGTCCCGCAGCGCCTCCGAACTTTCCGGCGTCAGCAGTCGCTCCAGATCATCGAGCGACGTCCGCAGCCGGCCGATCGCCGCCGCCAGGTTCTGCCGGTTGTCCAGGAAGATGTCGCGCCAAAGCCCCCCGTCGCCGCCGGCGATCCGCGTCGCATCGAGAAACCCCTTGCCGACGAGATCCAACGCGGCGTCTTCCTGCATCGTCACCAGTGCCGCCGCGATTGCATGAGGCAGATGGCTGACATCGCAGATCAGCCGGTCGTGCTCCGCCGGCGAGCACCGCTTGAGCCGCATCCCCAGCCCGCGCCAGAAACCTTCCACAGCTTCGAGTGCCTCGCGATCGGTCGCGTCCGTGGGTGTCGTGATACAGACGGCGTTGCGAAACAGATCGCTCTGCGCGAACTGCACGCCACGCTTCTCGCTGCCAGCCATCGGATGACTGCCGACGAACCGAATGCCGGGGTGGCGTTCCTCGGAAAGTCGAACGATGGATGCCTTGGTGCTGCCGACGTCGGTGACGACCGCCCGATCGGCAAGAAAAGGCGCGATCCGGTCGAGCATCTCGCCCAGCAGGCTGACAGGTGTGCAAAGAACGACCAGGTCGGCGTCGCGAACCGCGGCGGCGGGATCGTCGTACCCTTCGTCGATAGCGCCTAGCGCCAGCGCGGCATCCAGGGTGGCCCGCCGATGGCCATAACCAATTACACGGCAGTCGCTTGCGACCGATTTGACGGCCAGTCCGAGCGACCCGCCGAGCAGGCCGACCCCAAGAACGCTTAAGCGCTTCGGTTGCATGAGCCCGATAATACAGGAGGTTGAAAGCTCCCGCGACACGGTCGTCCCGGCTTGACCGCCGGGAACCCGGGGTTGACGACAGGGACCTGCTTGCTTGATGCCGAGGCCTCTGTTGTCTAGGCTATCGCCCCATTGGATGGTCGAACCAACTATCCGGGGCTCCTGTGATTCCATCCGCATCGCCGCCAAGGGTGGCCGTGCGGATATGAGCAAGATCCTTAAGGTGTGGTTAGCCTCGGGTAAACAAGCAGACGGGTCTCGACTCGTTTGAATGTTCCCGGACGTGACAGGCTGACCACCGGCGCGAGATGACCGGACGGACGTTACGTCCGGACGATCACGCCGAAGTCCAAGGCGGCTGTTCGATTTGAAACAGCCGACGATCCACCATGACACAAACGCTTTCGTCGTTGGATTCCAGCACCGCGGCCGGTTCGGCGGGTGCCACGCACACCAACGGTCAGGTCGCCGCCAACGGCAAACCCGTCCTGCGGCACGTCCTGGGTTTCGAGACCCCCATCGCCAAGCTCGAACAGCAGATCGTCGAGCTCGAAGCGATGCAGGCGTCGAAGCAGACGGACTACTCGAAGGAGATCCGTCAGCTCCGCGAGAACTACACGTCGCTGCTCCGCAAGACTTACGAAAACTTGTCGCCCTGGGAAACGGTGCAGGTCGCCCGTCATCCCCAGCGGCCGCTGTTCAAGGATTATGTCGAGATCGTCTGCCGCGAGTTCCGTGAACTGCACGGCGACCGCCGCTACGGCGACGACCCGGCGATCATGTGCGGCTTGGCCCGCATGGCCGGCCACAAAGTGATGCTGATCGGCCATCACAAGGGCCGCGACACGAAGGAAAAGGTCCGCTGTTCGTTCGGCCTGGCCCACCCCGAAGGCTACCGCAAGGCACTTCGCTGCATGAAACTCGCCGAGAAGTTCGGCCTGCCGGTCGTCTGCCTGATCGACACCGCCGGCGCCTATCCCGGCATCGGTGCCGAAGAGCGCGGACAGGCCGAGAGCATCGCGAAGAACCTGATGGAGATGAGCCGGCTCAAGACGCCGATCGTCGCCGTCATCACCGGTGAAGGCGGCTCCGGCGGCGCGCTGGGTATTGGCGTCGCCGACCGCGTGGCGATGATGGAACACGCTTGGTACTCGGTCATCAGCCCCGAAGGCTGCAGCGGCATTCTGTGGAAGGGCAACGAAAACGCCCCCGATGCCGCCGCCGCACTCAAGCTCACCAGCCGCGACCTCAAGCAGCTCGGCGTGATCGACACGGTCGTGCAGGAGCCGCTCGGCGGCGCCCACCGCGACCCACACACCGCCGCCCGCAACCTCGAACAGTTCCTCGCCAAGACGCTCCGCGAACTGCGGAAGCTCAAGACCGAAAAGCTGCTCGATCAGCGGTACGAGAAGTTCCGCAACCTGGGGCAGTTTGTCGAAACCGGCGGCCGCAGCGCCAAAGCCGCAGGGTAGCAGCGTAGGGTCCGCCTCGGCGGACGCGTCGCGCCCGTTCGCCGTGGAAGCCGCCGATCGCTTCGCGGTTTCGCGCCGTGTTGACGTCGAAGTACAACCATCGGGGGGGGGGAAATCGTACCTATCCGAGAAAACCGCGAGAGGTATACACAGACCCTTCGCGAAACCGCGAAGCGAGCGGCGACAGCCACGGCGATTGAGGGACAACAGGTGTCCAACGTCAACCGCGTCCGCCAAGGCGGACCCTACATTTGATCGCTTTGACCTAGCGTCAGCTCATTGTTTCACGACCAGGGAGGGAGTCTCACATGTCACCGTTCGAAGCGCTTGAAGACCGT is part of the Humisphaera borealis genome and encodes:
- a CDS encoding prephenate dehydrogenase, with translation MQPKRLSVLGVGLLGGSLGLAVKSVASDCRVIGYGHRRATLDAALALGAIDEGYDDPAAAVRDADLVVLCTPVSLLGEMLDRIAPFLADRAVVTDVGSTKASIVRLSEERHPGIRFVGSHPMAGSEKRGVQFAQSDLFRNAVCITTPTDATDREALEAVEGFWRGLGMRLKRCSPAEHDRLICDVSHLPHAIAAALVTMQEDAALDLVGKGFLDATRIAGGDGGLWRDIFLDNRQNLAAAIGRLRTSLDDLERLLTPESSEALRDWLDRAAERRQAALKP
- a CDS encoding acetyl-CoA carboxylase carboxyltransferase subunit alpha — encoded protein: MTQTLSSLDSSTAAGSAGATHTNGQVAANGKPVLRHVLGFETPIAKLEQQIVELEAMQASKQTDYSKEIRQLRENYTSLLRKTYENLSPWETVQVARHPQRPLFKDYVEIVCREFRELHGDRRYGDDPAIMCGLARMAGHKVMLIGHHKGRDTKEKVRCSFGLAHPEGYRKALRCMKLAEKFGLPVVCLIDTAGAYPGIGAEERGQAESIAKNLMEMSRLKTPIVAVITGEGGSGGALGIGVADRVAMMEHAWYSVISPEGCSGILWKGNENAPDAAAALKLTSRDLKQLGVIDTVVQEPLGGAHRDPHTAARNLEQFLAKTLRELRKLKTEKLLDQRYEKFRNLGQFVETGGRSAKAAG
- a CDS encoding DUF4142 domain-containing protein, whose amino-acid sequence is MTRMKTYILKAAIVSALVTTPLLAQNQPAARDAQPTPRPQAQPLQPAGENPQQNGPTGERSPTPADRAAEDRGADRNASSRMDPKVMSQEFVRHASSANQFEIELGQLAQERAQRAEVKAFARDLVAAHQKAQQSLEQAAKTSNLDVSKELTPVHQAKLTMFRAKRGAEFDKAYTYGMVGGHSEAALWYRDGANELQDPAVKQYAAATLPAIREHLQTAKQLAGDDSAAMPASSVQKGQSRQEGKTPGRRDGDAVVPSRTDGTPTESPKKD